AAAATAATGTCCCTGAGAGATCTTCCACGAACATACTCCATGGCTATGTATAGTCCTTTCTCCCATTTCCCGTAGCTTAGCAGGCGGACAACGCCTGGATGATTTACTTTTCCTATGATCTTTGCTTCTTTCAGGAAACTTTCTACATTCTCCCGGTGGAAAACATGCGGGGCAGACAAAATTTTTACGGCAACGGGCAGACCGGAGCTTCTTTGTCTAGCAAGAAACACCTTGCTTTTAGTTCCGTTTGCGAGGATCGTTTCTATACGATAACCCCCTATCACCAGACCTTTGAAAGAATTCTCTTCGCCGTCCATGGAAAGCCATTTTGATTAAATATCTAAAACTCTGACTCCAAGAACATCCCCTAATGCAATAATCTCCCCCCTTCCAACTTTTGCTCCTTGAACCACTAAGTCCACCCCTTGATTTGGACTAACTCCCAAATTTAGGGTGCTTCCAGGCGTTAATTTCATAAACTCTTCAACAGTTAATGAGTACCTAGCCACCTCTACCACCAGATTAATAGGGAGCTTCGAAAGAGCATCTTTACCCTCGCTAGCATTTTCTGGTGCTGGCGCTGAAGCATTTTCTGGTTGATCTTCCATGTGATTGGCCTCCTCCTCTGGGGTAATAGCGGAATACCCAGTAATTTTAAATTCTGTTGAAGTAGCATCTACAAATCGCCCACCAAAGAATTTCTTCTTTTGAATGGACACTAATGCTCCACACTCTCCCGTTTCTGGATCAAACATACACCCGTCCAGCATAACAAATGACCCAGGAACAATCGCCTGCCACTCTTCTTTGGTTAAGTTACTATGTCCAACCTCGATAGCCATTGTTAATGGCAAAGTTTTATCTATCTTTTCTGGATCAAAAGCAGCGTTTAATCCGGAAAAGAAGGTCTCGCATCCTCCTATTGTTTCCTGAGGAAACAATAGTCTGAAGCGAAAAACCTTACCATCCAAGACACAAGAAATATCTATGACTTGACAATCTTCTGTAACTGCCGATGCTGAAAACTCTGCGTCTCCAGCAACTTTTATCGACATTGAAGGAATCCACTGCAAGGTTTGCAATAGATGACTCATCTCTGCCACAAAGTAATAATGAAATCCTAGCAATTTATCCTTCTCATAAAAATAAGAAGCTAGCGTACTATCAGAGAAAACGGAAATTATCCATTCCTTCAGATCCTCTTCCGACGATACCAAGAAAAATTTTCCGGGATTTACCGGTTGCATTACCATAGGTTGCACTAAGCAATGCATCCCAAATTCTGATAAAGCCTGTTTGGGCTTCATCTTCCCTCGAAGTTCAAAAGAAAGAGAACAGGTGGTTTTACCAAACTTTTCCTTTAGTAACCGACAACATTCCTCCAAAGGAAAAATTGGCGGCGATAAGGAGATTTCCTTCCCCCCCAAACTGTCGAGGAACTCTTCTCGATGCTTTAGCCAGCTGACTCCAGGTTCCATCATACTTGTCATATCAACCCATCATGATGTGCAGCAGAAAGCCACACATTTTTCCTACAATTGAACTTCTTGTATTACTTGCTCTTCTTTTTGCTGGTCTCGACGATTTTTATCATTTTGACCCTCTCTGTCCTTTTCAGAGTCACGATGTTGTATAGAAGCCGCTATCATATGTAAAGGACTTTGGATTTCTTCCCGAGTAGGCAGTTGAACAACTTGACCTGCAACCACCATCTCTCTCAGAACTAATTGACGGTTTCCTAAGTTTTGGACTAAAACCTGCAAATTTTCAGGGTTCCCCAACACCAGCTCCATAGCCTTCGCTGCTTGAGCTTGATCGGTAAAATTGGAAAAGGCAACGGAGATACCTTCGCCTTCCTTAGTCATGGTCAAATTCGCGCCCACAAAAGCCTCAGGCACTTCCTGACTCTCGGAAAGAATAACTTCTACGAGCTGTCCGCCTTGGATATCTCCAATGAACATGGAATCTACAGCTTTCACTATGCAGCTCTCCACCCAATCTAAGGAAGGAGCAGACACTACCACAGAAGCAGCTTCTAAAGAAGTTTCTACGCTTTGGGGAGCGATAACATCCATCATTGCCAACCCTGCTGCTCCCCCGTCATAAAGAAGACCTTCTTTGCTTTCCTTTTTTTCTTCCTTAGTCGCTATAGAGGCTGGCCCCTCTTCTAATTTTTTATCTTCCTGCCCCCGTCGTTCTCCTCTTGCAACTTTCCCTTGCTGACGAGAATTGGATCGAGTTTCCCGATTTAAAGAGAAAGTTTTAACATCTCGATTATCTACAGGTTCGGGCTTGTTGTTTTTCGTAATACGGGAATCCTTATTGCAGCTATAAAGAGATGTGTCTCCTGAAGTTTTATTTAGTTCCATATTACCTTCCCCCTTATCAATCTTAGTGTTTCCTTCGACGCAACTGGAAGAGCAGCTGCCCCATTTCGTCTTGTTCTTTTTCTTCTGCTCGCGCTTCTTCTTGTAAAGCTTCTTTCATCCAACTTTCTTTGTGTAGACGAGTTTTTTCTTCCTCTTTTCGTCTTTTCGTCAAATCTACTTCTGCTTTTTCCAGTTCTTTGGCAGCTACTAGCACAAGCTCTTTTTGTTTTTTAACTTTTTCTTCCTCCTCAGCCAATTGAACTGCCACTACTTTGATATATGACTTTATTTTTAGCACTTCTTCACTAGTTGTCCCCTCATCCAGCTTCTCTCTAAGCTGCTGGATTTTCTGCATATAGTGGTTTTTTACTTTATCTCGCCCGGACTCTTTTTCTCTGAGTTTTTCTTTTTCTATCTCCAGTAAACGACGTTTTTCCTTGACCACTTTCTCAGCACGTTCTACCCGATCACGCTTAATAGTCAGTACAGTTTCCAGAGGATACTTAGGCATTTCCTACTCTTTTCCCGAGCTTCTTTTGCACTAACGGAATATGGCTCTTAATTGTTGAGCTGCTTCCTCATAATTTGTTTTTTCGTGCATATCCTGCTTTAAGAAACGATTTAGTTTATCAATATGGTCAATGGCAAAATCTACTTCCCTATCAGACCCACGCTTATACTCACCGATGCGAATCAACATCTCGTTAGCCTTATACTTAGCCAATACTTCCCTGGCTTTCCCTATAATCCTACGCTGTTCCTCAGGAACAATGGCCGTTAATAAACGGCTAATAGATGCCAAGACATCTATTGCTGGGTAATGGTAAGACTGAGCAAGAGCGTTTGAAAGCACAATATGACCATCAAGAATAGACTTCACTTCATCAGCCACAGGCTCGTTCATATCATCTCCCGCAACCAAGACCGTATATAGAGCAGTAATAGATCCTTTATCCGATGCCCCTGCCCGCTCCAATAGTTTGGGTAAGGTAGAAAATACAGATGGAGTGTACCCTGCTCGAGCTGGAGGTTCTCCCGCTGCTAATCCCACCTCCCTCAAAGCTCGAGCAAACCTAGTGACAGAATCCATCATCAAAATAACAGTCTTACCTTGATCTCTGAAATACTCTGCAATCGCTGTGCCTACGTAAGCAGCATTTAACCGGAGCTGAGAAGACTGGTCAGAAGTAGAGATGACTATTACTGAACGTTTCATTCCCTCTTCACCAAGATCCTTTTCTATGAATTCTCTGGCCTCTCGTCCCCGTTCTCCAATTAAAGTAATGACGTTAACATCAGCCTCTTCTGCATTTCTGGCAATCATTCCTAACAGAGAAGACTTACCAACTCCAGCACCGGCAAATATCCCTACCCTTTGGCCTCTGGCAATAGTTAACATACCATCAATGCAGCGAACACCCGTGGATATGATGGTGTCCAATCGCTTCCTTTTTAGTGGGTCAGGAGGAGCTCGAAAAATAGGATACACTTCGTCGGCGTCCACAAGAGGCCCTTTAGTATCCACATCGATAGGCTCTCCGAGCCCATTAATCACTCGCCCCAGCAATCCTTGGCCAGCACGAATATGTAGGGGCATTCCTGTGGGAATAACTTCTGATGAAGGGCTTACACCCGTCAATTCTCCTAACGGTGATAGAAAAGCAAAGTCTGAGGTAAATCCTACTACTTCAGTAACTAGAGGCTCCATATTAGCTCTTTTAACCAAACAAACCTCGCCTACGCGAATGTTTGGCACAACAGCTTTGATTAACATCCCCACCACTTCTACAATTCGTCCAACCATAGACGTGAGATGAACATCCTTTAAGCCTGAAAGGAGAGTATCAAATTCTGTCGTAAGACCTTCCATGGATTAACCCAATTGTGTTGTCATAATTGTTTTAATACTACTCACAGTTGTCCCAACAATGCTGGAGAAAAGCTCTGCGCGCTGAGTAGCACGTTGCACAGCGTATTGAATTTTCATGAAATTCGCTACACTTTCTGGCTCCCCATTCCTATCGGAAAAGTATAAAAGAGCCCTGTTAAGGACTTCCTCTCCGGAAGAAATCCAATCTACTACTCGTCGAGCGACAGAACGATTTTCTTCCTTATCTTTATCAGAGTCTTGCAGAGATTGTCCTGAATGTTGAGCTATAGCAGCTAAATCTTTATCTATCAGATTCATGATAGTATTCACAGCTTCTATGTGCTCTGCTTGCAACTTTTCTGTGCGTTCGGAATCATGCATTTGCAGCTTAAAATCATTGAGCCTTCGCTTCAAATTATTGATTTGTTCCTCTAACTCTGCGGATTGAAGCTCCTCTTCTATCTCCTTATCAACAAGACTAGAATTTTTTTCCCGAATAAGAGACATAAGATCTGGCTTATCAATAACTGTTTTCTCTACAGCTATCTCAGAAGATTTGGAAAGAGAAAAACTTTTTATATCTTTCCTATTTGCCTCCTGAACAGAAGGCTTCCCTGTTTGTTCTGTAGAAGAAACAGGATCCTCAGAATCCATTCCTGTTAAAGCTTTTATAACATCTATCATCTCGTAACCACTCTGCTTCTGCGTCAAGATTTTCTGGCTAAATACTGGAAATTTGGCTTCCTCCCAAAATTATCTTAATGGGCCAGCACTTTTCTTAGCCAAAGCCTCATGCCAATCCATGATAGAGCGAGCAAAAGCTTTTGTCGTAGCAATTTCACATTCAGCCAAAATCTTTTCTGCTAAACGGAAACTGTTCTCTAAACTTTCTCTTCGCACTTCAAAAGTGCTACCCTGATCCAAGACGATTAACATATGTGTTAGAGAGAGAAAAGCTTTAATACTCCAGTTATCCCCTTCTCGTTCATGTAAGGCGGACAATCTCTCTGCAGCCTCTTTCAATTGCATCTTATGCAGAGCTATAAGAGCCTGTCCCAACTCTTTTGCGTAATGTTCAGAGTCAAGAACACCGAGAGCATCAAAGATCTTCCTTGCTCCCTCTTCATC
This sequence is a window from Chlamydiifrater volucris. Protein-coding genes within it:
- the sctN gene encoding type III secretion system ATPase SctN, yielding MEGLTTEFDTLLSGLKDVHLTSMVGRIVEVVGMLIKAVVPNIRVGEVCLVKRANMEPLVTEVVGFTSDFAFLSPLGELTGVSPSSEVIPTGMPLHIRAGQGLLGRVINGLGEPIDVDTKGPLVDADEVYPIFRAPPDPLKRKRLDTIISTGVRCIDGMLTIARGQRVGIFAGAGVGKSSLLGMIARNAEEADVNVITLIGERGREAREFIEKDLGEEGMKRSVIVISTSDQSSQLRLNAAYVGTAIAEYFRDQGKTVILMMDSVTRFARALREVGLAAGEPPARAGYTPSVFSTLPKLLERAGASDKGSITALYTVLVAGDDMNEPVADEVKSILDGHIVLSNALAQSYHYPAIDVLASISRLLTAIVPEEQRRIIGKAREVLAKYKANEMLIRIGEYKRGSDREVDFAIDHIDKLNRFLKQDMHEKTNYEEAAQQLRAIFR
- a CDS encoding DUF5421 family protein yields the protein MELNKTSGDTSLYSCNKDSRITKNNKPEPVDNRDVKTFSLNRETRSNSRQQGKVARGERRGQEDKKLEEGPASIATKEEKKESKEGLLYDGGAAGLAMMDVIAPQSVETSLEAASVVVSAPSLDWVESCIVKAVDSMFIGDIQGGQLVEVILSESQEVPEAFVGANLTMTKEGEGISVAFSNFTDQAQAAKAMELVLGNPENLQVLVQNLGNRQLVLREMVVAGQVVQLPTREEIQSPLHMIAASIQHRDSEKDREGQNDKNRRDQQKEEQVIQEVQL
- the sctQ gene encoding type III secretion system cytoplasmic ring protein SctQ, producing the protein MTSMMEPGVSWLKHREEFLDSLGGKEISLSPPIFPLEECCRLLKEKFGKTTCSLSFELRGKMKPKQALSEFGMHCLVQPMVMQPVNPGKFFLVSSEEDLKEWIISVFSDSTLASYFYEKDKLLGFHYYFVAEMSHLLQTLQWIPSMSIKVAGDAEFSASAVTEDCQVIDISCVLDGKVFRFRLLFPQETIGGCETFFSGLNAAFDPEKIDKTLPLTMAIEVGHSNLTKEEWQAIVPGSFVMLDGCMFDPETGECGALVSIQKKKFFGGRFVDATSTEFKITGYSAITPEEEANHMEDQPENASAPAPENASEGKDALSKLPINLVVEVARYSLTVEEFMKLTPGSTLNLGVSPNQGVDLVVQGAKVGRGEIIALGDVLGVRVLDI
- a CDS encoding type III secretion T3S chaperone encodes the protein MPKYPLETVLTIKRDRVERAEKVVKEKRRLLEIEKEKLREKESGRDKVKNHYMQKIQQLREKLDEGTTSEEVLKIKSYIKVVAVQLAEEEEKVKKQKELVLVAAKELEKAEVDLTKRRKEEEKTRLHKESWMKEALQEEARAEEKEQDEMGQLLFQLRRRKH